GGAGGCCCGGGAGCACCTCAACCGCCTCATGGGCCTGTGGGGGCCACGTACGCAATGGACTCTCTCCGAGAAGCTCCCGCCGTTGCCTGACCAGGAGGTTTCGCTGGCGCACCTGGAGTCGCTCGCCATCCGTCACCGGCTGGACATCGACGCTGCCCGAAAGCAGGTCATGCTGCTCTGGAATGCGCTGGAGCTCGCGCGGAGTACTCGCTTCTTCGGGCGCGTGGACGTGGGCGTTCACGAGCACCGGGACGCGGACGGCCCCAGGCTCTTTGGCCCGACCCTGTCTCTGGAGTTGCCCATCTTCGACCAGCGCCAGGCCCTCATCGCCCGGCTGGAAGCTCAGCACCGCCAGGGTGAGCGGCGGCTGATGGAGCTGTCCGTCAACACCCGCTCGGAAGTGCGCGCCGCCCGCGCCCGGCTGCTGGCGCTTCGCCTGGTGGCCGACCGTTACCGGCGAGTGGTGTTGCCCCTTCGTGAGAAGGTCGTCGAGCAGTCGCAGCTCCAGTACAACGCCATGCAGATAGGTCTCTTTCAACTGCTCTCCGCCAAGCGCGAGCAGGTGGATGCGTATCAGGGCTACATCGAGGCCGTCCGCGACTACTGGATGGCGCGGGCCGACCTCGAGCAACTCGTGGGTGGCCGGCTGCGGGAGGGCAGCGCGGCACCCACGCCATCGCCCTCGCAGCCTTCCCAACGCGTACCACCTGGGCCGCCCGGCCCACCCGCGCAGCCAGCACCACCCGGGACGCCCTCGGGGCACGGGCAGGATGTCACCCATGGCACGGAGAGCCCCCATGAGCACCCGCACGACTGAAACCGAGCGCGCACCGGGCCGTGAGGATGACGCCCCTGGAGCTCGGGAGCGCAGGGGGGCCCCTGGAAACTCTCCGGCGATTGGAGCCGAGGGAACGCTGACGCGGCGGAGCATGCTTGCCACGGCGGGAGCCACGCTCACGGGAGGCTCGCTGCTGCTGAGTGGCTCCGCTGCGCGCGCCCAGTCAGCCGTCTCAGGCGCACGTGGGCCTCGCGAGGGCTCCGCGGCTGACACCGGCCAGCGGTATGCGCGGCAGGACTGGTTGCGCCCCGGAATGCCCGACCGGGACTACCGGCCCGTGGTGGTGCCCAATGGCTCCAAGCTGCCGTGGAAGGTCGTGGACAACGTGAAGGTCTTCCACCTGGTGGCCGAGGAGGTGGCGCATGAGTTTGCCCCGGGACTGAAAGCCTTCTGCTGGGGCTACAACGGTCGAGTCCACGGGCCCACCATCGAAGCGGTGGAGGGGGACCGGGTGCGCATCTACGTCACGAACCGGCTACCCGCGGCCACCACCATCCACTGGCACGGACTCCTGGTGCCCAGCGGTATGGATGGCGTGGGCGGCCTCAGCCAGAAGTCCATCGCTCCTGGCGAGACGTTTCGGTACGAGTTCACCCTGCGCCAGGCGAGTACGAACATGTATCACTCGCACCATGACGAGATGACGCAGATTGGCCTCGGGATGACGGGCATGTTCATCATCCACCCGCGCCGACCTGTGGGGCCCCGCGTCGACCGGGACTTCGTCATCCTCCTGCATGAATGGCGCATCGATGTCGGCACGGAGCGACCCAATCCGAATGAGATGACGGACTTCAACGTGCTCACCATGAACGCGAAGGCGTTCCCGGGCACGGAGTCGCTCGTGGTGCGCCAGGGTGAGCGGGTGCGCATCCGGTTGGGCAACCTGAGCCCGCAGAACCATCACCCCATCCACCTGCACGGTTTCCACTTCCGTATCACCGAAACGGATGGCGGGCGCGTCCCCGAGTCCGCGCAGCAGCCGGAGGGAACGGTGCTCGTCCCCGTGGGCAGCACACGTGTCATCGAGTTCGTGGCGGACGTGCCCGGGGACTGGGCCCTGCACTGTCACATGACGCACCACATGATGAATCAGATGGGCCATGCGTTCCCCAATATGATTGGCGTGAAGCCGGGGAGCCTGGACGCGAGGGTCCGCACGCTGCTACCGGGCTACATGACGATGGGCCAGACGGGGATGGCGGAGATGGGCGAGATGGGGATGCCCATTCCGCCCAACTCCATTCCCATGCTGGGGGCCCAGGGCAAGCACGATTACATCACGGCGGGAGGCATGTTCACCGTGCTCAAGGTTCGCGAACGGTTGGAGAGCTACGCGGACCCTGGCTGGTACGACAACCCACCTGGCACGCTGGCGGTGGCGGCCACCTCGGACGAGCTGCGCCGGGACGGTATCGACGTGAACGCCCCGGCCCTGGTCGATCCCGGCGCACCGGCCTGACCCGAGCCCAACGCTGGAGACCTCCAGTGAGCCCGGGTGCTGCTAGAGGATCGCCTCGAGGGCCGACTGAAGTTCAGAGTCGCCATAAAGCTGGTCTGAGTAGCCGTAGAAGCTCTCGCGCACGAAGAGGGTTTGGTCTTTGATTTCAATACTCTTCGTGCCCGGGTCGTCGGCACTCTTGGCGACATTCAGGAAAACAATCCTGTTGAACTTGGCTCTGACGGCCTCACGGCCCATGTCATCCTTGCAGATTTCCTTCATCACAGTGACGACGAGGCCCGGGCCATATGACTCGTAGTAGCTGTCGTAGCAGTCGAGGATCGTCTTGTCCTCGGGGAAGCTCGCAACATCAATCTCAAACGGCAGTTCGAATCCAATCGCCGCGTTGAGTTCCGACTGAAATCGGGCGGAGTGAGAGTCTTTGATGGCGGCGATGCGCCGACGCTCGGCGAGTCCCATGGTGTAGTCCTTATAGTAGAAATGCCTGATTGTTACTCCGAGTATTCTCGGGTGGATTTTGTGCGTCAACCTGTTTCTTGCCGCCCCCATGTTGAGACAGCACGCGTGGCCTACTCGATATTCGAGCGCACAAAACGCACCCGCTCCGGGAGCGATGCCAGGGGAAGGGGGAGCAGCTCGTAGCCAAGGCTGGTGTAGACCTCGACCATCGAGCGATAGGTCGCCTTCGCTTCGTCGGGGGCCTGTTTGCGCTCGGCATCTTGCGCGAAGATTTCGGGCCAATGCGGCGCGATGAAGACACGTCGATTGTAGCGAAACAGCTCCGCGGCCTTCCAGAGGTGTGGAGGCACTGGAAGACCACATACCCGAAGGTATCCGATGACGTCGGGAACGCCGCGATCCAGGATGACAGGACGGCGTAGTTCGCAGGCCTCCTTGTGGGTTCGCATCTCCCATCCAAGCATCAGCTCGGCGAAGGCCGTCCGATCAGCCCAAGGGAGGGCATGGCCGCCTATTGCGACCTGCTGCTGAATGATGGCACGGCCCGCTTCAGGCATGTGCGCGAGTCCCTCCACCGCCAGCGCCTCGATGAGACTGCTCTTGCCGGAACCGGGGCCGCCTGTGATGACATGAAGATGAACGGTCATGGTCTCCTTCGAGTTGGCGGGTATGTACCGCACCGGATTGTCGAGACACCAGGCCGGTTGCAATCAGGCCGCTTGCTTCGACAGGTGCGCTTCACCGCCGGGGAGGAAGTCGCGGCTCCTCCCCGGCGCAGTTTCGCTGTGGGGCCCGTCAGCGTGCAGCCGCGGCGCGACTCACGCTCTGGGTGGTCATTCGCGAGAAGGAGCCCAGCCACCGCTTGAACATCTTCTGGAGTGCGGACTGGGAGCCTTCGGAAACCAGCGATTGGACACCGAAGAGGATTTGATAGGCATCCAGGTGCTGGTACCCGACTTCGGCCCAGAATTGGGCTTCGGTCGTGATGGGATTGGTGCCGTGGAAGGTGCCTGGCACCTTGACGTTGGGGAGTTGCGTGTAGGGGCCAGGAAGGGCGCCGCCAAGTTCCGAGGCCGCGACGGCGAGGTTGACCAGTTTCGTGATGTCCGAGGGGACCTGTCCACCCTCCCAGTTCGCGGGATAGAGGGTGGGAATCTCCTTGAGGCTGTCGACGACCCACGCGTGTGGCACGGCGTCGAGGCTGTTCCAGATGTTCTGGTTCCAGGCGTATTGGGGCTGGGGCAGGTTCAGGCTGACCGGCGGGAACACCCGCTCGAAGAACTCGGAGAGACCCTGGTTGCCAGGGGTGGGACCGGCGGCCGGGAGCACGTAGACGTGGTCCCAGTCCCCAGTGCTGAGTGGCCCGCCTGATGGATTGAACAGGGCGAGTGCGAGCGTCGGCGCCAGCGCGCCGCCCAGACTGTGGCCACTGAAGATGAGCGTCTTTGAACCCGTCGCGCTCACCGAGCGTAGAAATTCCACCAAGGTTTGCTGGGTCATCAGCGTGTCGGTCATGCCCAGCAGATTGTTGACGCCCAGCGCGGTCCCCGTCGAGAGAACGGGCCAGGGATTGATTCCCGAAGGCACTCCGTAGGACGGCAGGTTCGGGAACGCAGTCGTCCAGAGCTTGGTGGTGTTGACGCTGTTGTCCTCGATATTCTTGTCATATTGGGAAGACGCGTTGGTTCCCGCGATGGCGACGACGTAGACGGACTGGTCGGGGCTCGCCGCGACGTACATGACATTGTCCGCGTAGGTCGTTGGGCTTTCCTGGTCCACGAACACCGCCGGCCCCCAGACGAGCGACCATTGCCCCTCCATGGCCTTCTTGACGTCCGACAGGGCCAGGAAGGTGGTGAGCTTGGTTTGCAGTGCCTTGGCCAGCCTCTTGGCGTCGCCTGGCGTGTCGCCTACGCCGTTGGACTCCCAGGCGAGGAGGAAGGCCTTCTGACAGAGATTGAGGGGAAGGGTGGTGGATGACATAGGGGTCCTCTGCGGCGTTGTGGGACCCACTCAGGGATACTGAGTGGGATATGGGCCTCCCGGGCTTCGGCCCGCGTGCCCACTCGCTGGAAATGCAGGGGAGGTGCCAACACCGCAACCAGAGGGAATTGCTCACTCACCCCTGGCCAGGAAGCAGGCTTCACCTGGGAAATGACGTGTCAGCCCTCCGCTTTGACGTGTCTGTTCTCTCCCTGCCCCCTTTTGCGAGGCGCGGAGTGCGTGCAGAGTCCCGTGAAGCGCTTCTCGCGGAGGCCCAGACGGCCATGTCCATGCCCCAGGTTCCCAGTCCCATGCGCCGACGTTCGGGCGCCGTCCTCGTCCTCGCCGCCGTCGTGCTGCTCAGCGGAGCCGCGCCGGAGAGCGCCCAGGAGCAGGTGCTGGGTTCAGCGGGAAGCGACCCGCGCATCGAGGCCGTGGCGATGCCATGCAAGGGGGGCCAGCATGCGCTGCGCGTTCGCCGCGGCGGCGCGAAGAGCACGGCGACACTGTCCGAGCCGTATGATGCGCTCACGTGCAACGTGGCGAAGTCGACGGCGCCTGGATGGAGCTGGACTGGTGGCGATGAGTCGACCTCCTGGGACCTCCATCTCCGGGCCGTGGAGCTCCAGGGAGGGCCGACGGCGCTTCTCATCACCCACGCGGCCGGCTACGAACATGTGCACCGCCAGCATGCCCTGTTCCTCGCGGACGCGAAGGGCGTGACCCGGGCCTGGGAGGGGACCGAGGGGCAGGGCCCCACCTCCTCCAGCGTGGAGGTCCAGGACGGCCGGCTCCTCTTCTCACGCACACTCGACATCGGCGTGGGAGAGTCGGCGGACCGTTGGGCCCTCACCGAGCTGCGCTGGGACGCAGGACGGAAGAAGGTGGTGGAGCGGCCTGCCGAAGCCTGGGCCGTCATCCTCCGTACGGAGGACTCGGTGCCGGCGGCCCGCGTGGCCGAGGCGCAGTTGGAAGCGGACTGCAAGGGCGCGACGCTGCTCATGGTGGACACCAACGACTTCGCGCGGCTCACCCGAGACAAGTGGGTGGTGGCCAGCTTCCTGCCGACACGCCAGGGCGCCGAGGCAGCGCTCAGGCGGCTGCGGCCGTGCGCACCGGATGCGTACCTCAAGCGCGTCCAGTGAGTGCCTCCGCACGGCGACGCCGCACGAGTGCCATTCGCGCCGCGACGTCGCGATCGTGCTGCGACGGGCTCCGCTCCAGTGCGGCGACGACGCCGTCGAAGTCGTCGTCGGATTTGTTCTGCGAGAGCTTCTGGGTGCCGCGGATGGACTCGATCGAGAGTGCCGCGCCGACGATGCCTGTGAGCATCTTGTCCAGCGTCGCAGGGCGCAGCTTGTTCATCGTCCACGGAGCCTTGTCCGGGATGCGTGCTTCGTGCTCCGCGCTCAGCGCGGCGAGGATATCGCGCAGGAGCGTGTCGTCGACGGGCGTGAGCGAGCCGACGATCTCGACGCTCTCGTAATCCCACGTCGGAACTTGATCGTGGCTCTTGTACCAGTCCGGGCTCACGTAGGCGTCGGCCCCGTTGACCACTGCGACGACTCGCATCGGCAACGCCCGCGACATCGGGTTGCCGCGTGAGAAGTGGCAAAGCAGACGACTCGCGGCCTCGTCGACGATGAACGGGACCTGCGCCACCCGCAGGGATTCATCGACCAACGTCGCGAAGCTCCGAGCGCGCACGAACGCAAGCATTTCGGCGCGGTCCTTCCAGTGAAACACTGATGTGGGGTGCATGACCTGGCTTCCTTCCATTCCGCAGTGCAGCTTCGACATCAGGGTCCAGTGGCCGTTGATGGAGCGAGGTCGCGAATGTGTTGTCGCCCCTCTCGAAGAGGTGCCCCGAAAGCTGAGCGCGGACGCGGGCCACTTCTCCGCGAAGAACGTCCGCTGGCTGGAGTCGGTGGGGGTCGAGCCGTACATCACCATCTCCGGCCGGATTCGACTAGAATCCCACCCCTTATGGAGCGGACCGGCGCAGCGGCAGTCATCATCGGCAACGAGGTCTTGACGGCGAAGGTCCATGACCTGAACGGGCCGCACCTCATCAAGCGCCTGCGCGAGGTGGGCATCCCGCTGCACTCGGTGGAGACGGTCCTCGACGACGTGGACGCCATCGTGGACGCGGTGGCCCGGGCCCGGCGCAAGGCGCGGTACGTCTTCACCAGCGGCGGCATCGGCCCCACCCATGACGACGTCACCGTGCGCGCGGTGGCCCTGGCCATGGGACGGAACGTGGTTCGGCTGCAGGAGATGCTGGACCTCATCATGTCCCGTGCCACCGAGGAGCGGCCGGTGACGGCGGAAGGGCTGCGGCTCGCCGATGCCCCAGAGGGCGCCGTGCTGCTTCCCCAGGCCGACATGTGGTTCCCCGTCCTCACGGTGGATGACATCTTCCTGCTGCCCGGTGT
This portion of the Myxococcus xanthus genome encodes:
- a CDS encoding multicopper oxidase family protein, coding for MPDRDYRPVVVPNGSKLPWKVVDNVKVFHLVAEEVAHEFAPGLKAFCWGYNGRVHGPTIEAVEGDRVRIYVTNRLPAATTIHWHGLLVPSGMDGVGGLSQKSIAPGETFRYEFTLRQASTNMYHSHHDEMTQIGLGMTGMFIIHPRRPVGPRVDRDFVILLHEWRIDVGTERPNPNEMTDFNVLTMNAKAFPGTESLVVRQGERVRIRLGNLSPQNHHPIHLHGFHFRITETDGGRVPESAQQPEGTVLVPVGSTRVIEFVADVPGDWALHCHMTHHMMNQMGHAFPNMIGVKPGSLDARVRTLLPGYMTMGQTGMAEMGEMGMPIPPNSIPMLGAQGKHDYITAGGMFTVLKVRERLESYADPGWYDNPPGTLAVAATSDELRRDGIDVNAPALVDPGAPA
- a CDS encoding TolC family protein; translation: MRLSLLVGAALLAGGCASIQKERGHAEVAALVEERLGRKTRWNQGTPEDAEVARHLDALLKEDLTSDHSVEVALLNNPALQATYEDLGVSQADMVQAGLLSNPTLDGSIGFPISGRGASEHEVSLVQDFVDLFTLPLRKRVAREQFMADTLRVAHEALATAAKVRKAFSEVQALQQLMELRRMALQAAVAAADLSARLRAAGNITELELASEQAAAEGARLELAEGELALVEAREHLNRLMGLWGPRTQWTLSEKLPPLPDQEVSLAHLESLAIRHRLDIDAARKQVMLLWNALELARSTRFFGRVDVGVHEHRDADGPRLFGPTLSLELPIFDQRQALIARLEAQHRQGERRLMELSVNTRSEVRAARARLLALRLVADRYRRVVLPLREKVVEQSQLQYNAMQIGLFQLLSAKREQVDAYQGYIEAVRDYWMARADLEQLVGGRLREGSAAPTPSPSQPSQRVPPGPPGPPAQPAPPGTPSGHGQDVTHGTESPHEHPHD
- a CDS encoding lipase family protein, which codes for MSSTTLPLNLCQKAFLLAWESNGVGDTPGDAKRLAKALQTKLTTFLALSDVKKAMEGQWSLVWGPAVFVDQESPTTYADNVMYVAASPDQSVYVVAIAGTNASSQYDKNIEDNSVNTTKLWTTAFPNLPSYGVPSGINPWPVLSTGTALGVNNLLGMTDTLMTQQTLVEFLRSVSATGSKTLIFSGHSLGGALAPTLALALFNPSGGPLSTGDWDHVYVLPAAGPTPGNQGLSEFFERVFPPVSLNLPQPQYAWNQNIWNSLDAVPHAWVVDSLKEIPTLYPANWEGGQVPSDITKLVNLAVAASELGGALPGPYTQLPNVKVPGTFHGTNPITTEAQFWAEVGYQHLDAYQILFGVQSLVSEGSQSALQKMFKRWLGSFSRMTTQSVSRAAAAR
- a CDS encoding AAA family ATPase, which produces MTVHLHVITGGPGSGKSSLIEALAVEGLAHMPEAGRAIIQQQVAIGGHALPWADRTAFAELMLGWEMRTHKEACELRRPVILDRGVPDVIGYLRVCGLPVPPHLWKAAELFRYNRRVFIAPHWPEIFAQDAERKQAPDEAKATYRSMVEVYTSLGYELLPLPLASLPERVRFVRSNIE
- a CDS encoding FMN-binding negative transcriptional regulator, with amino-acid sequence MSKLHCGMEGSQVMHPTSVFHWKDRAEMLAFVRARSFATLVDESLRVAQVPFIVDEAASRLLCHFSRGNPMSRALPMRVVAVVNGADAYVSPDWYKSHDQVPTWDYESVEIVGSLTPVDDTLLRDILAALSAEHEARIPDKAPWTMNKLRPATLDKMLTGIVGAALSIESIRGTQKLSQNKSDDDFDGVVAALERSPSQHDRDVAARMALVRRRRAEALTGRA
- a CDS encoding competence/damage-inducible protein A, with product MERTGAAAVIIGNEVLTAKVHDLNGPHLIKRLREVGIPLHSVETVLDDVDAIVDAVARARRKARYVFTSGGIGPTHDDVTVRAVALAMGRNVVRLQEMLDLIMSRATEERPVTAEGLRLADAPEGAVLLPQADMWFPVLTVDDIFLLPGVPQLFRMQLETVLARLSGSPVAVSCLYLRLGESDIAAVLDRVALDMPHVAIGSYPEFDTDKDYRVKVTVESAQRGPVDDALTRILTGLPEGAVVRRE